One Sanguibacter keddieii DSM 10542 genomic window carries:
- a CDS encoding DUF4129 domain-containing protein yields MTSPPQQSHASGQTSGSTVPAPGPRRSRRSGGPRWRATTVAVALATALLLLVVASAALSGPWQVTEPDPVPVTTAPVEPTTAPTLEPLPTEEPVEEREPEGDGTSTILAIVLGVALLAALIVFARKVITRRLLPWLAARTLPEPVVGDAATTVVAVVPVAELEEAAALAATRLRSSADPTDDVVAAWVALESAAEASGTERTPAQTPTEFTVEVLGTTPASPDAVQTLLRLYHRARFTDHRITPEQGATAAEALERLVVDLRSATPSSTASSTDQTSTQGGAR; encoded by the coding sequence ATGACGTCACCTCCTCAGCAGAGCCACGCCAGCGGCCAGACCAGCGGGAGCACTGTGCCCGCACCGGGCCCACGACGATCTCGTCGCTCCGGCGGACCGCGCTGGCGCGCCACCACCGTCGCCGTCGCCCTCGCCACAGCCCTGCTCCTCCTGGTCGTCGCCAGCGCAGCGCTCAGCGGCCCCTGGCAGGTGACCGAGCCCGACCCGGTCCCGGTCACCACCGCGCCCGTCGAGCCCACCACCGCGCCCACGCTCGAGCCCCTGCCGACCGAGGAGCCCGTCGAGGAACGGGAGCCCGAGGGAGACGGCACCAGCACCATCCTCGCCATCGTCCTCGGCGTCGCCCTCCTCGCCGCCCTCATCGTCTTCGCCCGCAAGGTCATCACCCGCAGGCTTCTCCCCTGGCTCGCCGCACGCACCCTCCCCGAGCCCGTCGTCGGCGACGCCGCGACCACCGTCGTCGCCGTCGTGCCCGTCGCCGAGCTCGAGGAGGCCGCGGCGCTCGCGGCCACCCGGCTGCGCAGCTCGGCCGACCCCACGGACGACGTCGTCGCGGCGTGGGTGGCGCTCGAGTCCGCCGCGGAGGCGAGCGGCACCGAGCGGACCCCCGCGCAGACCCCGACCGAGTTCACGGTCGAGGTCCTCGGGACCACGCCGGCCAGCCCCGACGCCGTCCAGACCCTCCTGCGCCTCTACCACCGCGCGCGGTTCACCGACCACCGGATCACCCCCGAGCAGGGCGCGACGGCGGCCGAGGCCCTCGAGCGCCTCGTCGTCGACCTGCGGTCCGCCACTCCCTCCAGCACGGCCTCCAGCACGGACCAGACCTCGACCCAGGGTGGTGCCCGATGA
- a CDS encoding AAA family ATPase: MTSAPAPAPLQVAEISELSSRVLAEVGTVVVGMEKPLRTALAAVLAGGHVLFEDVPGLGKTLAARSLASALGLDFARLQCTPDLLPADITGSTVYDPATREFLFRPGPVFTGLFLADEINRTAPKTQSALLEAMAERQVTIDGTTYPLTLPFHVMATSNPVEYEGTYPLPEAQLDRFMVRLAVGYPDREAEFDVLRRRLDRRQEFSSVDAVVSPEILLAMQSGVEDVALDPDVIRYCVDLAAATRSVPDLEVGASPRGSQTLMLVARALAVIDGRDYVLPEDVKEVAVSVLAHRLTLSPAAWAAGVSTETLVISLLDQVPGPATVGSDGREVGRA; encoded by the coding sequence ATGACCTCCGCCCCTGCCCCCGCACCCCTCCAGGTCGCCGAGATCTCCGAGCTCTCCTCACGGGTGCTCGCCGAGGTCGGGACCGTGGTCGTCGGCATGGAGAAGCCGCTGCGCACCGCCCTCGCCGCGGTGCTCGCCGGGGGCCACGTGCTCTTCGAGGACGTCCCCGGGCTCGGCAAGACGCTCGCCGCCCGCAGCCTCGCCTCGGCGCTCGGGCTCGACTTCGCCCGCCTGCAGTGCACCCCGGACCTGCTCCCGGCAGACATCACCGGGTCGACCGTCTACGACCCCGCGACGCGCGAGTTCCTGTTCCGGCCCGGTCCGGTCTTCACCGGCCTGTTCCTCGCCGACGAGATCAACCGCACCGCACCCAAGACGCAGTCGGCGCTGCTCGAGGCCATGGCCGAGCGGCAGGTGACGATCGACGGCACCACGTACCCGCTCACGCTGCCCTTCCACGTGATGGCGACGTCCAACCCGGTCGAGTACGAGGGCACCTACCCCCTCCCGGAGGCCCAGCTCGACCGGTTCATGGTCCGCCTCGCGGTCGGCTACCCGGACCGGGAGGCGGAGTTCGACGTGCTGCGCCGCCGGCTCGACCGGCGCCAGGAGTTCAGCTCGGTCGACGCGGTGGTGTCGCCCGAGATCCTGCTGGCGATGCAGTCCGGGGTCGAGGACGTCGCGCTCGACCCCGACGTGATCCGCTACTGCGTCGACCTCGCAGCAGCCACCCGCAGCGTCCCCGACCTCGAGGTGGGGGCGTCGCCGCGCGGGTCGCAGACCCTCATGCTGGTCGCGCGCGCCCTGGCGGTCATCGACGGACGTGACTACGTCCTCCCGGAGGACGTCAAGGAGGTCGCGGTCTCCGTGCTCGCGCACCGCCTCACCCTGAGCCCTGCGGCCTGGGCCGCGGGAGTCAGCACCGAGACCCTCGTCATCAGCCTGCTCGACCAGGTCCCCGGGCCGGCGACCGTCGGGTCGGACGGCCGCGAGGTCGGGCGGGCATGA
- a CDS encoding DUF58 domain-containing protein: protein MTRGSSVAERSRAARAAARWSAAPAVRWERDGVVVVSALVGVVLLCAGLAAGRPQAVAIAVPLVLSAAWAAANRPSGPFTVSTGSGSTTVRDRELAVALTLTVPHGVDLVRVRAESPGNDPVDALVSVPDGTRTLDLTTPSVRTGPRELFTVDAVPVAAEGGWFLDPLHLEPDHVLVLPLVRRLDVVPVASQLRGLTGPHSSRRPGDGSQLRDIALFRAGDSVRRVDWRTTARRSPDVSELYVRRTFAASEASVVLVLDSRDDVGPEVSTWGGYRETAPDVQTSLDIAREAAATVGTAVVDGGDRLGFEDLGRLHTPVPLSGGKRHLQRVVHALALARPAGAPKHRERPPQLPTGAMVYLFSTFLDDSPSRTALAWRALGHRVVAVDTLPQEVLRGLDRHELLAWRLNDIVRRDRLHELSRAGVTVLRWATGEPAVALRAEARALRGHS from the coding sequence ATGACACGGGGGTCCTCGGTCGCCGAGCGCTCCCGGGCCGCGCGGGCCGCCGCCCGGTGGTCGGCCGCCCCGGCGGTCCGGTGGGAGCGCGACGGCGTGGTCGTCGTCAGCGCGCTCGTCGGCGTCGTGCTGCTCTGCGCAGGCCTCGCAGCCGGACGGCCCCAGGCGGTCGCCATCGCGGTCCCGCTCGTGCTCTCTGCCGCCTGGGCGGCCGCGAACCGGCCCTCGGGACCGTTCACGGTCTCGACCGGCAGCGGGAGCACCACGGTCCGTGACCGGGAGCTCGCCGTCGCGCTGACCCTCACGGTCCCCCACGGCGTGGACCTCGTGCGGGTGCGGGCGGAGAGCCCCGGCAACGACCCGGTCGACGCGCTCGTCAGCGTCCCGGACGGCACCAGGACCCTCGACCTCACGACGCCGTCGGTGCGGACCGGCCCCCGCGAGCTGTTCACGGTCGACGCCGTGCCGGTGGCGGCCGAGGGCGGCTGGTTCCTCGACCCCCTGCACCTCGAGCCCGACCACGTGCTGGTGCTGCCGCTCGTGCGGCGTCTCGACGTGGTGCCCGTCGCCTCGCAGCTGCGCGGCCTGACCGGGCCGCACAGCTCGCGCCGCCCGGGCGACGGGTCGCAGCTGCGTGACATCGCCCTGTTCCGCGCGGGCGACTCGGTGCGCCGGGTCGACTGGCGGACCACCGCGCGACGCTCTCCCGACGTCTCCGAGCTCTACGTCCGTCGCACCTTCGCCGCGTCCGAGGCGTCGGTGGTGCTCGTGCTCGACTCGCGCGACGACGTCGGCCCTGAGGTCTCCACCTGGGGCGGGTACCGCGAGACCGCGCCCGACGTCCAGACCTCGCTCGACATCGCGCGCGAGGCTGCGGCGACCGTCGGGACGGCTGTCGTCGACGGCGGGGACAGGCTCGGCTTCGAGGACCTCGGGCGGCTGCACACCCCCGTCCCGCTCTCCGGGGGCAAGCGCCACCTGCAACGCGTGGTCCACGCCCTCGCCCTGGCCCGTCCGGCCGGCGCCCCGAAGCACCGGGAACGCCCACCCCAGCTCCCGACGGGCGCGATGGTCTACCTGTTCTCGACTTTCCTCGACGACTCGCCCTCGCGGACCGCCCTCGCGTGGCGTGCCCTCGGGCACCGCGTGGTGGCTGTCGACACGCTCCCCCAGGAGGTCCTGCGCGGCCTCGACCGGCACGAGCTGCTGGCCTGGCGTCTCAACGACATCGTCCGTCGCGACCGGCTGCACGAGCTCTCGCGCGCCGGCGTCACGGTGCTGCGGTGGGCGACGGGTGAGCCCGCGGTCGCGCTGCGTGCCGAGGCCCGTGCGCTGCGAGGCCACTCGTGA
- a CDS encoding Dps family protein has product MARKNLPKYTVPSLTPEQGQEVARILQLRLTALNDLALTLKHIHWNVVGPHFIAVHEMLDPQVDAVRLMVDATAERIATLGVAPRGTPGVIVSERSWDDYSLGRATTIAHLGALDEVYQGVITDHRKAATDVEELDDVTNDLLIGHLHELELFHWFVRAHLESTGGSLSTAGESSEVGAADKAEEHAKKAS; this is encoded by the coding sequence ATGGCACGCAAGAACCTGCCCAAGTACACCGTCCCCTCGCTCACCCCCGAGCAGGGACAGGAGGTCGCCCGGATCCTGCAGCTGCGGCTCACCGCGCTCAACGATCTCGCGCTGACCCTCAAGCACATCCACTGGAACGTCGTGGGCCCGCACTTCATCGCGGTCCACGAGATGCTCGACCCGCAGGTCGACGCCGTGCGTCTCATGGTCGACGCGACCGCGGAGCGCATCGCGACGCTCGGTGTCGCACCGCGCGGCACGCCCGGCGTCATCGTCTCCGAGCGCTCGTGGGACGACTACTCCCTCGGCCGCGCCACGACCATCGCGCACCTCGGTGCGCTGGACGAGGTGTACCAGGGCGTCATCACCGACCACCGCAAGGCGGCGACCGACGTCGAGGAGCTCGACGACGTCACCAACGACCTGCTCATCGGTCACCTGCACGAGCTCGAGCTGTTCCACTGGTTCGTACGTGCCCACCTCGAGTCCACCGGTGGCAGCCTGAGCACCGCGGGCGAGTCGTCCGAGGTCGGCGCAGCCGACAAGGCCGAGGAGCACGCCAAGAAGGCGTCCTGA
- a CDS encoding YigZ family protein, with product MDPSPALELPADLPVGLTLPSTVDGTTVHEIVVKRSRFITRVAHVASVEAADEVVAAVRKEYWDARHSCVALVVGQRADRQRSSDDGEPSGTAGVPMLEVLRQRGLTDVVAVVTRYFGGVLLGAGGLVRAYSTSVSEALDRAVVVSREPRVEVAVETDHVSAGRLENVVREWCHVHRAIVDPPAYGAAVVLTVRLRPRDLRSFEQLVAAETSGTALPEVRGWHVTDIPALP from the coding sequence GTGGACCCGTCACCCGCCCTCGAGCTCCCTGCCGACCTCCCGGTGGGGCTGACGCTCCCCTCGACGGTCGACGGGACGACGGTCCACGAGATCGTCGTGAAGAGGTCGCGCTTCATCACCCGCGTGGCGCACGTGGCCAGCGTCGAGGCCGCCGACGAGGTCGTGGCCGCCGTCCGCAAGGAGTACTGGGACGCACGGCACAGCTGCGTGGCTCTCGTGGTGGGGCAGCGCGCCGACCGGCAGCGGTCCTCCGACGACGGCGAGCCGTCCGGGACCGCCGGTGTGCCGATGCTGGAGGTGCTGCGCCAACGAGGGCTCACCGATGTCGTCGCCGTGGTCACCCGGTACTTCGGCGGTGTGCTGCTCGGTGCCGGCGGCCTGGTCCGTGCCTACTCGACGTCGGTGAGCGAGGCCCTCGACCGTGCCGTCGTGGTCAGCCGGGAGCCGCGCGTCGAGGTGGCGGTCGAGACCGACCACGTGTCGGCCGGGCGTCTGGAGAACGTGGTGCGCGAGTGGTGCCACGTGCACCGTGCGATCGTCGACCCGCCGGCCTACGGGGCCGCCGTGGTCCTCACCGTGCGGCTGCGCCCGCGCGACCTGAGGTCCTTCGAGCAGCTGGTCGCCGCCGAGACCTCAGGGACGGCGCTGCCCGAGGTCCGCGGCTGGCACGTCACCGACATCCCTGCGCTCCCCTGA
- a CDS encoding tyrosine-type recombinase/integrase: MSSPDTPAQTRYPRPPVTLGEAEAVWRDLASAATVEGAKPESVRLAVIVGLTRCTDARYSDLLRCTVDSLDLERGSLVVHHGKHRSEHEHLLDDSALVVVRRWLVVREQLCVDLEGSVPRALLLTVHHTHDNGVTVAAGLPITRQGLVLSWRRYVQRTNARYAGVRPPLPTRFEQLRRAWSTAPDDAPTIV, encoded by the coding sequence GTGAGCTCACCTGACACACCAGCACAGACCAGATACCCGCGACCTCCCGTCACCCTCGGCGAAGCCGAGGCGGTCTGGCGCGACCTCGCGTCCGCGGCGACCGTCGAGGGTGCCAAGCCGGAGAGCGTCCGTCTCGCGGTGATCGTCGGCCTCACCCGGTGCACCGACGCCCGGTACTCGGACCTGCTGCGCTGCACGGTCGACTCCCTCGACCTCGAGCGGGGGAGCCTGGTGGTCCACCACGGCAAGCACCGCAGCGAGCACGAGCACCTGCTCGACGACAGCGCGCTGGTCGTCGTGCGCCGCTGGCTCGTGGTCCGCGAGCAGCTGTGCGTCGACCTCGAGGGCTCCGTGCCGAGGGCACTGCTGCTGACCGTGCACCACACGCACGACAACGGCGTCACCGTCGCGGCCGGGCTGCCCATCACGCGGCAGGGCCTCGTCCTCTCCTGGCGCAGGTACGTCCAGCGGACCAACGCTCGCTACGCCGGGGTCAGGCCCCCGCTGCCGACGCGCTTCGAGCAGCTCCGTCGTGCGTGGAGCACCGCCCCCGACGACGCACCTACGATCGTCTGA
- a CDS encoding thioredoxin family protein — protein sequence MDPFVSSVPGRAVLLLVLLGLVSIAWWVRTRRSGTVRAPRASAPPPPDQPLLAVLSTRGVALGDRATFVQLSSEVCTPCRRTAAVLSDIAAVEPGVTHVELDAAEHMELARHLRVLRTPTVLLLDPAGHESGRSSGAMSPAQARAALTALSTASDRSARPHAPTTDQPTDETRRS from the coding sequence ATGGACCCGTTCGTCAGCAGCGTCCCAGGACGCGCCGTGCTGCTCCTGGTGCTGCTCGGCCTCGTCTCCATCGCCTGGTGGGTCCGCACCCGACGCTCTGGGACCGTCCGTGCGCCCCGGGCCTCCGCTCCCCCGCCTCCCGACCAGCCCCTGCTGGCGGTGCTGTCCACGCGGGGTGTCGCGCTCGGGGACAGGGCCACCTTCGTGCAGCTCTCCTCGGAGGTCTGCACCCCGTGCCGACGGACCGCCGCGGTCCTGTCCGACATCGCAGCGGTCGAGCCCGGGGTGACGCACGTCGAGCTCGACGCTGCGGAGCACATGGAGCTGGCACGACACCTCCGGGTGCTGCGCACCCCGACCGTCCTGCTGCTCGACCCCGCCGGCCACGAGTCGGGCCGCAGCTCCGGTGCGATGAGCCCGGCGCAGGCGCGAGCGGCACTCACGGCGCTGTCCACCGCCAGCGACCGCTCGGCTCGACCCCACGCACCCACCACCGACCAGCCCACCGACGAGACGAGACGATCATGA
- a CDS encoding DUF4395 domain-containing protein: protein MTGTATPGSSATSPAGIDPRGPRFGAALTAVLLAVVVLLGTSTAAFVLLGLAVVLFAVGVARGTQGTVQGAIFRRWVRPRLAPPAELEDPRPPRFAQGVGLAVTLVGLVLGLLGVAAAVPVAAAVALVAAFLNAAFDLCLGCELYLLLQRLRPGRPAPSVG, encoded by the coding sequence ATGACCGGAACCGCCACCCCCGGGTCCTCCGCCACCTCCCCCGCGGGCATCGATCCTCGAGGACCCCGGTTCGGCGCGGCGCTGACGGCGGTGCTGCTGGCGGTCGTCGTCCTGCTGGGGACCTCGACGGCCGCCTTCGTGCTGCTCGGACTCGCGGTGGTGCTCTTCGCGGTCGGCGTCGCACGCGGGACGCAGGGCACCGTCCAGGGCGCGATCTTCCGGCGGTGGGTCCGCCCGCGCCTGGCGCCGCCCGCCGAGCTCGAGGACCCTCGCCCTCCCCGCTTCGCCCAGGGTGTCGGTCTCGCGGTGACGCTCGTCGGCCTCGTGCTGGGGCTGCTCGGTGTCGCGGCCGCCGTCCCGGTGGCCGCAGCCGTCGCCCTCGTGGCTGCCTTCCTCAACGCGGCCTTCGACCTCTGCCTCGGTTGCGAGCTGTACCTTCTGCTCCAGCGCCTGCGTCCGGGCCGCCCTGCACCCAGCGTGGGCTGA
- a CDS encoding LLM class flavin-dependent oxidoreductase produces the protein MQFGIFTVGDVTPDPTTGRTPTENERIKATIAIARKAEEVGLDVFATGEHHNPPFVPSSPTTTLAFIAAQTERILLSTSTTLITTNDPVKIAEDYATLQHLADGRTDLMMGRGNTGPVYPWFGKDIRQGINLAIENYALLHRLWREDVVDWEGKFRTPLQGFTATPRPLDGVPPFVWHGSIRTPEIAEQAAYYGDGYFHNNIFWPIEHTQQMVALYRQRFEHYGHGTADQAIVGLGGQVFMRKNSQDARREFRPYFDNAPVYGHGPSMEDFTAQTPLTVGSPQEVIDRYAAMRDHVGDYQRQLFLMDHAGLPLKTVLEQLDILGEEVVPVLRKELAVGRPAHVPDAPTHAALVARAGGAHDATVYAPADDVTGASPVGAR, from the coding sequence ATGCAGTTCGGGATCTTCACCGTCGGCGACGTCACCCCTGACCCGACCACAGGCCGCACCCCCACGGAGAACGAGCGGATCAAGGCGACGATCGCCATCGCCCGCAAGGCCGAGGAGGTCGGGCTGGACGTCTTCGCGACCGGCGAGCACCACAACCCGCCCTTCGTGCCGTCCTCCCCCACCACCACCCTGGCCTTCATCGCCGCGCAGACCGAGCGCATCCTGCTCTCGACCTCCACGACGCTCATCACCACGAACGACCCGGTGAAGATCGCCGAGGACTACGCGACGCTCCAGCACCTGGCCGACGGCCGCACGGACCTCATGATGGGCCGCGGCAACACCGGGCCCGTCTACCCGTGGTTCGGCAAGGACATCCGGCAGGGCATCAACCTCGCGATCGAGAACTACGCGCTGCTGCACCGCCTGTGGCGCGAGGACGTCGTCGACTGGGAAGGGAAGTTCCGCACCCCGCTGCAGGGCTTCACGGCCACGCCGCGCCCCCTCGACGGGGTCCCGCCCTTCGTGTGGCACGGCTCGATCCGCACCCCGGAGATCGCCGAGCAGGCCGCCTACTACGGCGACGGGTACTTCCACAACAACATCTTCTGGCCCATCGAGCACACGCAGCAGATGGTCGCGCTGTACCGCCAGCGCTTCGAGCACTACGGCCACGGCACGGCCGACCAGGCGATCGTCGGGCTCGGCGGCCAGGTGTTCATGCGCAAGAACTCCCAGGACGCGCGCCGCGAGTTCCGCCCGTACTTCGACAACGCCCCGGTCTACGGACACGGCCCGTCGATGGAGGACTTCACGGCCCAGACGCCGCTCACCGTCGGCAGCCCGCAGGAGGTCATCGACCGCTACGCCGCCATGCGCGACCACGTGGGCGACTACCAGCGCCAGCTGTTCCTCATGGACCACGCCGGTCTCCCGCTCAAGACCGTCCTCGAGCAGCTCGACATCCTCGGCGAGGAGGTCGTCCCCGTGCTGCGCAAGGAGCTCGCGGTCGGCCGCCCCGCGCACGTCCCCGACGCGCCCACCCACGCGGCACTGGTCGCCAGGGCCGGCGGGGCCCACGACGCCACCGTCTACGCCCCGGCCGACGACGTCACCGGCGCCTCGCCTGTCGGCGCACGGTGA
- a CDS encoding MarR family winged helix-turn-helix transcriptional regulator, whose translation MTSPQALAVPAETSDRLAAASWEALFRAQVALMRRFTADDIWHPVSVREYDVLFTLSTSDPAGLRLNELNREVLVTQPSLSRMVERLEAKGYLTRCAAQEDRRGTLIRLTEAGAALQKEIGRRHVRSIRKYLEPALDAQQLTTLLELCTTLRLAQADIPD comes from the coding sequence GTGACGAGCCCGCAGGCTCTGGCCGTCCCCGCGGAGACCTCCGACCGCCTCGCCGCGGCCTCGTGGGAGGCGCTGTTCCGGGCCCAGGTGGCCCTCATGCGGCGCTTCACCGCGGACGACATCTGGCACCCGGTGAGCGTCCGCGAGTACGACGTCCTCTTCACGCTGAGCACCTCCGACCCGGCGGGGCTGCGGCTCAACGAGCTCAACCGCGAGGTCCTCGTCACCCAGCCCTCGCTCAGCCGGATGGTCGAGCGTCTCGAGGCCAAGGGCTACCTCACCCGCTGCGCGGCCCAGGAGGACCGTCGGGGCACGCTCATCCGCCTCACCGAGGCGGGCGCAGCACTGCAGAAGGAGATCGGGCGCCGGCACGTGCGGAGCATCCGCAAGTACCTGGAACCCGCCCTCGACGCGCAGCAGCTCACCACCCTGCTCGAGCTCTGCACCACGCTCCGCCTCGCACAGGCTGACATCCCCGACTGA
- a CDS encoding FMN reductase → MTSSTTTRSLVALSAGLSQPSSTRLLADRLVAGTVSALADRGITAEVRTVDLRDLAHDITDNLLTGFPSPRLKEVVDAVEHADGVVAVTPIFSASYSGLFKSFVDIVDSKALVGTPVLIGATAGSARHSLALEHALRPLFAYLRAVVAPTSVFAASEDWGSGDAQTGELASRITRAAGELATLVAAREPSSSVPDLLAGLVPFEQQLAGGV, encoded by the coding sequence ATGACCTCCAGCACCACCACCCGTTCGCTCGTCGCCCTGTCGGCCGGCCTCAGCCAGCCGTCGTCGACCCGGCTGCTCGCCGACCGGCTCGTCGCCGGCACCGTGAGCGCCCTCGCCGATCGTGGCATCACCGCCGAGGTCCGCACCGTGGACCTGCGCGACCTCGCGCACGACATCACCGACAACCTGCTCACCGGGTTCCCGTCGCCGCGCCTCAAGGAGGTCGTCGACGCCGTGGAGCACGCGGACGGCGTCGTCGCCGTGACACCGATCTTCTCGGCGTCGTACTCGGGCCTGTTCAAGAGCTTCGTCGACATCGTCGACTCCAAGGCCCTCGTCGGGACCCCCGTCCTCATCGGCGCGACCGCCGGGTCCGCCCGGCACTCCCTCGCGCTCGAGCACGCGCTCCGGCCGCTCTTCGCCTACCTGCGGGCCGTCGTCGCGCCCACCTCGGTGTTCGCGGCGTCCGAGGACTGGGGCTCGGGTGACGCCCAGACCGGTGAGCTGGCCTCCAGGATCACCCGCGCAGCAGGAGAGCTCGCGACCCTCGTCGCGGCCCGTGAGCCGTCGTCGTCGGTCCCCGACCTGCTCGCCGGGCTCGTGCCCTTCGAGCAGCAGCTCGCCGGCGGCGTCTGA
- a CDS encoding ATP-grasp domain-containing protein, with product MTVNIWLNRTYATNYWFLQMLRSNPDGTPVRLFATHTDETSPVLQAADVTEIEPALTGDAYVDWALAFCQAHAIDVLLPGKEMLAIATRAVEFAALGVHVLASPAPSIALLDDKDATYASASALGVPVPPWRTAQGADAFVDAVASLRSELEADEVVCFKPLQGVGAEGFRVLDDSATTLDDLLAAPSHRVRTDEVAFALERAADTGRDLPTFMVLPYMASPEISVDCLSTTFGETLAALPRAKAGRKRTFLDDEPRAVEIAHRMVDSYQLAYLTNTQLRWWRGELALLEVNTRPSGGLYAASLTGLNLPWAAVTLALEGTSPVLEPQLGHSFVSVDTVVSLPAPVEHAPAHLAPSPAAEPVGAGTTLLADAV from the coding sequence GTGACTGTGAACATCTGGCTCAACCGCACCTACGCGACCAACTACTGGTTCCTGCAGATGCTCCGCTCCAACCCCGACGGCACGCCCGTCCGGCTGTTCGCGACGCACACCGACGAGACGTCCCCGGTCCTCCAGGCCGCCGACGTGACCGAGATCGAGCCGGCCCTGACGGGCGACGCGTACGTCGACTGGGCGCTCGCCTTCTGCCAGGCGCACGCGATCGACGTGCTGCTCCCCGGCAAGGAGATGCTCGCGATCGCGACCCGGGCCGTCGAGTTCGCCGCGCTCGGGGTGCACGTGCTCGCCTCGCCTGCGCCCTCGATCGCGCTGCTCGACGACAAGGACGCCACCTACGCGTCAGCCTCTGCCCTCGGGGTCCCGGTGCCGCCGTGGCGGACCGCCCAGGGCGCCGACGCCTTCGTCGACGCCGTCGCCTCGCTGCGCTCCGAGCTCGAGGCGGACGAGGTGGTCTGCTTCAAGCCGCTGCAGGGCGTTGGCGCCGAGGGCTTCCGGGTGCTCGACGACTCCGCGACGACGCTCGACGACCTGCTCGCCGCACCGTCGCACCGGGTCCGCACGGACGAGGTGGCCTTCGCCCTCGAACGGGCTGCCGACACGGGCCGCGACCTGCCGACCTTCATGGTCCTGCCGTACATGGCCTCGCCCGAGATCAGCGTCGACTGCCTCTCGACCACCTTCGGCGAGACGCTCGCCGCGCTCCCCCGGGCCAAGGCGGGTCGCAAGCGCACCTTCCTCGACGACGAGCCGCGCGCCGTCGAGATCGCGCACCGCATGGTCGACTCGTACCAGCTCGCGTACCTCACCAACACCCAGCTGCGCTGGTGGCGCGGTGAGCTCGCGCTCCTCGAGGTGAACACGCGCCCGTCGGGCGGTCTGTACGCCGCGTCGCTCACCGGCCTCAACCTGCCGTGGGCGGCCGTGACCCTCGCCCTGGAGGGCACGAGCCCCGTGCTCGAGCCGCAGCTCGGGCACTCCTTCGTGTCGGTCGACACGGTGGTCTCGCTGCCGGCCCCGGTCGAGCACGCACCGGCCCACCTCGCGCCGTCACCGGCAGCCGAGCCCGTCGGCGCAGGCACCACGCTCCTCGCCGACGCCGTCTGA
- a CDS encoding pyridoxal-phosphate-dependent aminotransferase family protein, whose product MTTFDPSTLLDPPPLEAATLARIEQQVAALLGTDDTVVLFQAEAILALEAVATALAAPGRRAVNVATGPYGVIFGDWMRRAGAEVVDVTSALDSVATVDQVVAALDAHPGTEILALAHAEAATGGSNPVAEIVRAARERGVVTVVDAVASVGAEPVEPSVWGTDVCVIGPQKALAGPAGVSAATVSDRAWALAGSNPSALRTSSLSLLDWRDGWLRSDRTVVPGTPSVLETRALGAALDRVEAEGLEAVIARHEAAAARARAGLGALGLRTWQRGPLGYASVVTTVAVPDGVDGHAFSRAAVAAGGGLVMAGPGALAGRLVRINHTGRQATPEAVDRGLEALHGAVRAVGAGGAVGARPTA is encoded by the coding sequence GTGACGACCTTCGACCCGTCGACGCTGCTCGACCCGCCCCCGCTCGAGGCTGCGACCCTGGCGCGCATCGAGCAGCAGGTCGCTGCGCTGCTCGGGACCGACGACACCGTCGTGCTGTTCCAGGCCGAGGCGATCCTCGCGCTCGAGGCCGTCGCGACCGCCCTGGCGGCACCGGGACGCCGTGCGGTCAACGTCGCCACGGGACCCTACGGCGTGATCTTCGGCGACTGGATGCGGCGGGCCGGGGCGGAGGTCGTCGACGTCACGAGCGCGCTCGACTCCGTCGCGACGGTCGATCAGGTCGTCGCCGCCCTGGACGCGCACCCCGGCACCGAGATCCTGGCCCTCGCCCACGCCGAGGCCGCGACCGGTGGGTCCAACCCGGTCGCGGAGATCGTGCGGGCCGCGCGCGAGCGCGGCGTCGTGACCGTCGTCGACGCGGTCGCGTCGGTCGGGGCCGAGCCCGTCGAGCCGTCCGTCTGGGGCACCGACGTCTGCGTGATCGGGCCGCAGAAGGCCCTCGCCGGTCCCGCAGGCGTCAGCGCTGCGACGGTGTCGGACCGCGCCTGGGCGCTGGCCGGGTCGAACCCGTCAGCGCTCCGGACGTCGTCGCTGTCGCTGCTCGACTGGCGCGACGGCTGGCTGCGGAGCGACCGGACGGTCGTCCCCGGCACGCCGTCGGTGCTCGAGACGCGTGCGCTCGGAGCGGCGCTCGACCGCGTGGAGGCCGAGGGGCTCGAGGCCGTGATCGCACGGCACGAGGCTGCTGCTGCACGCGCCCGGGCCGGCCTTGGCGCGCTCGGGCTGCGGACCTGGCAGCGGGGGCCGCTCGGGTACGCCTCCGTGGTGACGACGGTCGCCGTCCCCGACGGGGTCGACGGTCATGCCTTCAGCCGGGCGGCGGTCGCCGCCGGGGGAGGGCTCGTCATGGCAGGCCCAGGGGCCCTCGCGGGGCGCCTGGTCCGCATCAACCACACCGGGCGCCAGGCGACCCCGGAGGCGGTCGACCGTGGGCTCGAGGCGCTGCACGGGGCTGTGCGGGCTGTCGGTGCAGGCGGTGCGGTGGGCGCGAGGCCGACCGCCTGA